A segment of the Streptococcus chenjunshii genome:
GGACCGCTAAACAAACTTATATCGCTCTGGGCAATATGATGACGGCGGCAGCAATGATTGGCATTGATTCTTGTCCTATCGAAGGCTTTAATTATGCTAAGGTTAATGATATACTAGCCCAGCACGGTCTGATTAATCAGGAAAAAGAAGGCATTGCTTCGATGCTTTCGCTCGGTTATCGCCTGCGGGATCCTAAACATCCGCGTTCACGGAAACCCCGGTCAGAGGTTATTTTTTATGATCATTCTGAATAAGCCTTTTTACAGAGCAACTGTAAAATGTGTCATTGCTAAGAAAGGTTGACCATTCATTTTTCACTTTATGGTCTGGAGAGAGACATCGAACGTTATGGTCTGGGAGTCTGTCTTGATTCCTAGTCATCTTGGCAAAGGTGCTGCCTGCGAAATCATAGATTTCGGGCTTACCGCCAGCCGTAGTCGTCTGAAGGCTTTGTCGTCTTGACAGCTGACCGCACCCTTCTAGCCGTCTTGACAGGGGTGCGTCTGCGAAATCATAGATTTCGGGCTTACCGCCAGCCGTAGTCGTTTGAAGGCTTTGTCGTCTTGACAGCTGACCGCACCCTTCTAGTCGTCCTGACAGGGGTGCGTCTGCGAAATCACAGATTTCGGACTTACCGCCTTTTCATACGAATTTTATACGGCCTTTGTATCTTGTGAACTGAACACGGCCTAAAAGCTCGGAAAAAAGAGACACAGTCGTAGGAAGCGCAAGCTGACTTACGAATGTGGCTGCTCTGTGAGTATGTCTCTCCCTCGTGTTTTGCAACACATCGGTTGGGCCCCTATTTTTCAGTCGCTTTTTAGACGGCCTTTGTATCTTAATTAAAGGAGTGTTTTATGAAATTTTTGCATACTTGTATTCGTGTTAAAGATTTGGAAAAGTCGTTGGCTTTTTATCAAGAAGCTCTTGGTTTTAAGGAGGCTCGCCGCAGTGATTTTCCTGATGCCAAATTTACTTTAGTTTACTTGGCCTTGCCGGATGATCCGGATTATGAATTAGAACTGACCTATAATTACGGTCATGATGCGTATAATCTCGGTGATGGGTATGGGCATATTGCTGTCGGTGTTGATGACCTTGAAGCCAGCCATGCTGCACATAAAAAAGCGGGCTATACTGTCACCGACCTTTCCGGTCTGCCCGGTAAGCCTAAGATGTACTACTTTATCACAGACCCGGATGGTTATAAAATCGAAGTTATCCGATTGAGTCAGTTTGTTGAAAAATAAAAAAATTTGGGACAGACAGCCCTGATTGCAAAGCAATTAGAGCCGTCTGTCCCTCTTGTTTTTTATTCTGCTAATTTTGCTCCATTGGAAGCAATCACTTCTTTCATCCAGTAATAAGATTTTTTAGGGGTTCGTTTAAGACTGCCTTGGCCTTTATCATCCATATCTACATAAACGAAGCCATAGCGCTTCTTCATTTCTCCGGTTGATAATGAGATCAAATCAATCGGTGCCCACATCGTGTAACCCAGACAGTCAACACCATCAATATTGATGGCATTTGCCATAGCCTGCAGGTGGTCACGCAGGTAATCAATACGGTAATCATCTTGGACAAGGCCGTTTGCATCCAGCTCGTCAACAGCTCCCAAGCCATTCTCTACAATAAAGATTGGTTTTTGAATCCTATCGTAAATCTCATTCATCACATGGCGCAAACCAAGCGGATCAACCGGCCAGCCCCAAGGCGTTTCCTCCAGATACGGATTAGGTGAACCGCCGACAGTAAACCAATCATCACCTGCCTTGGTCGTATTCGAGCGGTAATAGCTGAAAGAGATGAAATCCAGCTGACCCTCTGAGAGAATCTCTGTATCCCCAGCTTCCATTACAATCTCCTTGACTCCGCGCCGTTTCCAAATATCTTTAGCATACGGGTGGTAATAACCGCGGCCCATTGTATCAATAAAATACCAATTTTCCCGGCGTGCCTGCAGACGGTGGAAGACATCTTCAGGTTTACAGCTGGCCGGATAAAGTTCACTCATCGCATACATGGTGCCAAACTGACTGTCAGGCATGAGCTCATGTCCTAATTTTACCGCTTTGGCACTGGCTACAAACATGTGATGCACAGCCTGGTAATGTGTCTGGCCGCTTGATTCTCGGGTTCCGCAGGGGCCAAACCCGCGAACAGCATTGATTTCATTGAAAGTCAGCCAATAACGGCAGCGCCCCCCGTAGCGTTCAAACAGTACTCGACAGTAGTTTAAATAGCAGTCAATGACTTTGCGCGACGACCAGCCATCATATTTTAAGGCCAGATGCATGGGCATCTCATCGTGGCAAATAGTGATGAGCGGCTCCATACCGTACTTGAGCATCTCATCAATCACCCGGTCATAAAAAGCAAGTCCTGCTTCATTCGGTTCTGTCTCTTCGCCTGTTGGAAAAATACGGCTCCAGCAAATGGAGAAGCGAAAAACATTGAACCCCATACCCGCCATCAAAGCAATATCTTCTTTATAGTGATGATAAAAATCAACTGCCTGATGGCTGGGATAGTAAGCATTTTCCAAAAAGACAGGCTGTGCTTCTGCTGGCACCGGATCAGCATAGAAAAACGAACTTCTGGGCCTGATAAATTCACCATCCGGCATTTGCATAGTATGATGTCTGGGATTATCCTTTGAGCCATCTGTTTCATAATCGTGCGATGACAGACCGCGGTCGCCTTCAGAGAAACCGCCTTCATACTGAAAATCAGCCGTTGCACCGCCCCATAAAAAACCTTTGGGCAATTCATAAGTCATAAAGCCTGCACCTCCTCATTCAGGACTTGTCCCTGTTTCACCTTACCGGATGTCAGGAGTTTAATAGTTTTGTCTTTCGAATCCGTAATAATCAGCATAGTTGTCGCATCATAGCCTTGCTGGGAAATAACGTCCCGGTCAATCTTAACGATTGGCTGACCAGCCCGAACCTTGTCGCCGGCTTTAGCCAGAACATCAAACCCCTTGCCGTTCAATTCAACAGTGTTAATACCGATATGAACCAGCAGCTCAACGCCATCTGGACGAGTCAGACCAAAAGCATGTCCGGTTGGAAAAACTGTCGTCAGCTCGCCGTTCGCAGGGGCTGAAATAAAATCGCTTTCCAGTTTGAAAGCAACGCCATCCCCCATAAGCTTCTGAGCAAAAACTTCATCGTTAACCTGTTCAAGAGGCAGCAGCTCTGCATCAGCAACAGCCAAGACAGCTGAGTCTGCTACTGTTTGCTGGACAGGTTCTGTCACTGGTTTTGGTTCAGCTTCGGAATCAATTCCCAAGATAAAGCTGACAACTGCGGCTGCAATAATAGTCACAACAATACCGATAGCAGCAGCCATAGCGGTTTCTGCAAAGATCGGTAATGCCAGAACATTGGAATAGCCCATTTCATAAGCTCTGGCTCCCAAAAGACTGGTGACAACACCGCCAGCAAAACCACCAGCCATAACAGCATACATCGGTTTTTTGTATTTCAGATTGACCCCATAAATAGCCGGTTCTGTGACACCGGCAACTATACAGCCGATTGCAATCGAAATGTATTCACTGCGCTTGACTTTATCCTTTGTACGGGCGATAACGCCGATGACCGCTCCGCCTTCAGCCATATTGTGCATGAGGAAGGCAGGACGCAGCATGGCGTCGTAACCAGGTTTTACTAAGAGCTGCGGCATAAAAGGAGTCAGCGCTGTATGCATTCCGGCCATAACCAGCCATGGAAGCACTGCAGCCAGAAGACCGACAGCCAGTGGTCCAACGGTACTGTCCAAAAACATAAAGACTGCTGCAATTCCCTGACCGAGCATATTGCCTAAAGGTCCTAAAATCAGATAGCCTAAGGCTCCCGCCACAAAAATAGTCCCCATTCCCACAAAAATCGCTTTGAAAATATTAGGGATAAACTTATTTAGCACTTTTTCTGCATAATAAGCAACAATGGCAATCAGCAAAGCCGGAAGAAGAGAGGTGCCGTAAGAAAGCAGGCGAACATTCAGGCCGAAAAGACTGATCGGATCCCCTTGGGCAACCAGCTCTGTAAAATTACCATGCAGCAAAGAAGCTGCAGCAGCCATGGCATAGATAGGGGTACCGCCGAGCTTTGTTGCCGCACCGTAAGCGACGAAAACCGGCATAAAGTAAAAAGGCGCATCTGCAATGGCAGACAGCAAAGCATAGCTGGAAGAATTTTCAAAATCGGCACTGATAAACGTTATAACCAGTAAAAGCGCTACTTTTAACATACCGCCGGCAATCAGACCCGGAATCATAGGAGTCACAGAATTGGAAACAAAGCCAATAATTTTGTTGCCAGCATTGCGCCAGGTCCAAGGTTCTTTAGGTGCCAGATCGCCATCAAGATTTTCATCAACGACGCCGCCCGATTTAATGTCATAATCTTTCATCAAAACATCATAAGTCTGAACCAAATGTTGCCCCAGAATAACCATATACTGGCCGCCGGCATAGACAACACCGATAACCCCATCAAGGTTTTCTAGATTTTCTTTGCTGGCTTTAGAAACATCTTTTAAATTAAAACGCAGACGGGTCATACAATGCGAAAGGACTTCGATATTCTCAGGGCCACC
Coding sequences within it:
- a CDS encoding VOC family protein is translated as MKFLHTCIRVKDLEKSLAFYQEALGFKEARRSDFPDAKFTLVYLALPDDPDYELELTYNYGHDAYNLGDGYGHIAVGVDDLEASHAAHKKAGYTVTDLSGLPGKPKMYYFITDPDGYKIEVIRLSQFVEK
- a CDS encoding glycoside hydrolase family 1 protein, encoding MTYELPKGFLWGGATADFQYEGGFSEGDRGLSSHDYETDGSKDNPRHHTMQMPDGEFIRPRSSFFYADPVPAEAQPVFLENAYYPSHQAVDFYHHYKEDIALMAGMGFNVFRFSICWSRIFPTGEETEPNEAGLAFYDRVIDEMLKYGMEPLITICHDEMPMHLALKYDGWSSRKVIDCYLNYCRVLFERYGGRCRYWLTFNEINAVRGFGPCGTRESSGQTHYQAVHHMFVASAKAVKLGHELMPDSQFGTMYAMSELYPASCKPEDVFHRLQARRENWYFIDTMGRGYYHPYAKDIWKRRGVKEIVMEAGDTEILSEGQLDFISFSYYRSNTTKAGDDWFTVGGSPNPYLEETPWGWPVDPLGLRHVMNEIYDRIQKPIFIVENGLGAVDELDANGLVQDDYRIDYLRDHLQAMANAINIDGVDCLGYTMWAPIDLISLSTGEMKKRYGFVYVDMDDKGQGSLKRTPKKSYYWMKEVIASNGAKLAE
- a CDS encoding glucose PTS transporter subunit IIA; this encodes MDYQKLAQGIVTNVGGPENIEVLSHCMTRLRFNLKDVSKASKENLENLDGVIGVVYAGGQYMVILGQHLVQTYDVLMKDYDIKSGGVVDENLDGDLAPKEPWTWRNAGNKIIGFVSNSVTPMIPGLIAGGMLKVALLLVITFISADFENSSSYALLSAIADAPFYFMPVFVAYGAATKLGGTPIYAMAAAASLLHGNFTELVAQGDPISLFGLNVRLLSYGTSLLPALLIAIVAYYAEKVLNKFIPNIFKAIFVGMGTIFVAGALGYLILGPLGNMLGQGIAAVFMFLDSTVGPLAVGLLAAVLPWLVMAGMHTALTPFMPQLLVKPGYDAMLRPAFLMHNMAEGGAVIGVIARTKDKVKRSEYISIAIGCIVAGVTEPAIYGVNLKYKKPMYAVMAGGFAGGVVTSLLGARAYEMGYSNVLALPIFAETAMAAAIGIVVTIIAAAVVSFILGIDSEAEPKPVTEPVQQTVADSAVLAVADAELLPLEQVNDEVFAQKLMGDGVAFKLESDFISAPANGELTTVFPTGHAFGLTRPDGVELLVHIGINTVELNGKGFDVLAKAGDKVRAGQPIVKIDRDVISQQGYDATTMLIITDSKDKTIKLLTSGKVKQGQVLNEEVQAL